The following proteins come from a genomic window of Miscanthus floridulus cultivar M001 chromosome 2, ASM1932011v1, whole genome shotgun sequence:
- the LOC136538610 gene encoding putative B3 domain-containing protein Os03g0621600 isoform X3, with the protein MRKPGKSSRERNADFCSNHNDDEDKYFFKVLVGDFRERLVIPDKFEQHFRGLIANSAKLESHCGYTFDVEVAKNLGKVVLQTGWKEFVTAHGLNMGDLLVFKYDGTSRFKVFIFDLSCREKMPPCHVKRNHIRGRERREELPVKSPGSKREAWKQREGNMNVIPSSSTSPSDTSGDSIYPEDQKLHCQGHILPRETRLTCVQMKKLKERVRANSSTIPIYGCIITKSNIHGKMAMAFPSFMRERATTSETGIGELKQWVEN; encoded by the exons ATGAGAAAGCCTGGTAAGAGTAGCAGAGAGAGGAATGCAGATTTCTGTTCGAATCACAATGATGACGAGGACAAGTATTTCTTCAAGGTTCTGGTTGGTGATTTTCGTGAACGATTG GTCATACCTGATAAATTCGAGCAACATTTCAGAGGGCTAATAGCAAACAGTGCTAAGCTAGAATCGCACTGTGGATACACTTTTGATGTTGAAGTAGCCAAGAATTTGGGCAAAGTAGTCCTTCAAACGGGATGGAAGGAGTTTGTTACTGCCCATGGCTTGAACATGGGGGACTTATTGGTATTCAAGTACGACGGGACTTCTCGATTCAAGGTTTTTATATTTGATCTTAGTTGTCGCGAGAAAATGCCGCCATGCCATGTCAAGAGAAATCATATCCGTGGGAGAGAAAGAAGGGAAGAGCTTCCCGTGAAATCCCCTGGAAGTAAAAGGGAAGCATGGAAGCAAAGGGAGGGAAATATGAATGTCATTCCTAGTTCATCAACCTCCCCATCCGACACATCAG GAGACTCTATATATCCAGAAGATCAGAAATTACATTGTCAAGGTCACATCCTCCCACGGGAAACCCGTCTCACCTGTGTGCAGATGAAGAAACTGAAAGAGAGAGTCCGAGCTAATAGTTCTACAATTCCCATCTATGGATGCATCATAACGAAGAGCAATATTCATGGAAAAATGGCTATG GCATTTCCCAGCTTTATGAGGGAGCGAGCTACAACTTCAGAAACAGGGATAGGGGAACTGAAACAGTGGGTTGAGAACTGA
- the LOC136538610 gene encoding putative B3 domain-containing protein Os03g0621600 isoform X2, which translates to MRKPGKSSRERNADFCSNHNDDEDKYFFKVLVGDFRERLVIPDKFEQHFRGLIANSAKLESHCGYTFDVEVAKNLGKVVLQTGWKEFVTAHGLNMGDLLVFKYDGTSRFKVFIFDLSCREKMPPCHVKRNHIRGRERREELPVKSPGSKREAWKQREGNMNVIPSSSTSPSDTSDSIYPEDQKLHCQGHILPRETRLTCVQMKKLKERVRANSSTIPIYGCIITKSNIHGKMAMVSLETLFLDWSSIAVMFHFESMLLKNRHFPAL; encoded by the exons ATGAGAAAGCCTGGTAAGAGTAGCAGAGAGAGGAATGCAGATTTCTGTTCGAATCACAATGATGACGAGGACAAGTATTTCTTCAAGGTTCTGGTTGGTGATTTTCGTGAACGATTG GTCATACCTGATAAATTCGAGCAACATTTCAGAGGGCTAATAGCAAACAGTGCTAAGCTAGAATCGCACTGTGGATACACTTTTGATGTTGAAGTAGCCAAGAATTTGGGCAAAGTAGTCCTTCAAACGGGATGGAAGGAGTTTGTTACTGCCCATGGCTTGAACATGGGGGACTTATTGGTATTCAAGTACGACGGGACTTCTCGATTCAAGGTTTTTATATTTGATCTTAGTTGTCGCGAGAAAATGCCGCCATGCCATGTCAAGAGAAATCATATCCGTGGGAGAGAAAGAAGGGAAGAGCTTCCCGTGAAATCCCCTGGAAGTAAAAGGGAAGCATGGAAGCAAAGGGAGGGAAATATGAATGTCATTCCTAGTTCATCAACCTCCCCATCCGACACATCAG ACTCTATATATCCAGAAGATCAGAAATTACATTGTCAAGGTCACATCCTCCCACGGGAAACCCGTCTCACCTGTGTGCAGATGAAGAAACTGAAAGAGAGAGTCCGAGCTAATAGTTCTACAATTCCCATCTATGGATGCATCATAACGAAGAGCAATATTCATGGAAAAATGGCTATGGTGAGCTTGGAAACTTTGTTCTTGGATTGGTCTTCTATTGCAGTTATGTTTCATTTTGAAAGTATGTTGTTGAAGAACAGGCATTTCCCAGCTTTATGA
- the LOC136538610 gene encoding putative B3 domain-containing protein Os03g0621600 isoform X4 → MRKPGKSSRERNADFCSNHNDDEDKYFFKVLVGDFRERLVIPDKFEQHFRGLIANSAKLESHCGYTFDVEVAKNLGKVVLQTGWKEFVTAHGLNMGDLLVFKYDGTSRFKVFIFDLSCREKMPPCHVKRNHIRGRERREELPVKSPGSKREAWKQREGNMNVIPSSSTSPSDTSGDSIYPEDQKLHCQGHILPRETRLTCVQMKKLKERVRANSSTIPIYGCIITKSNIHGKMAMQSGHTKSIC, encoded by the exons ATGAGAAAGCCTGGTAAGAGTAGCAGAGAGAGGAATGCAGATTTCTGTTCGAATCACAATGATGACGAGGACAAGTATTTCTTCAAGGTTCTGGTTGGTGATTTTCGTGAACGATTG GTCATACCTGATAAATTCGAGCAACATTTCAGAGGGCTAATAGCAAACAGTGCTAAGCTAGAATCGCACTGTGGATACACTTTTGATGTTGAAGTAGCCAAGAATTTGGGCAAAGTAGTCCTTCAAACGGGATGGAAGGAGTTTGTTACTGCCCATGGCTTGAACATGGGGGACTTATTGGTATTCAAGTACGACGGGACTTCTCGATTCAAGGTTTTTATATTTGATCTTAGTTGTCGCGAGAAAATGCCGCCATGCCATGTCAAGAGAAATCATATCCGTGGGAGAGAAAGAAGGGAAGAGCTTCCCGTGAAATCCCCTGGAAGTAAAAGGGAAGCATGGAAGCAAAGGGAGGGAAATATGAATGTCATTCCTAGTTCATCAACCTCCCCATCCGACACATCAG GAGACTCTATATATCCAGAAGATCAGAAATTACATTGTCAAGGTCACATCCTCCCACGGGAAACCCGTCTCACCTGTGTGCAGATGAAGAAACTGAAAGAGAGAGTCCGAGCTAATAGTTCTACAATTCCCATCTATGGATGCATCATAACGAAGAGCAATATTCATGGAAAAATGGCTATG CAATCAGGACATACCAAGAGTATATGCTGA
- the LOC136538610 gene encoding putative B3 domain-containing protein Os03g0621600 isoform X1: MRKPGKSSRERNADFCSNHNDDEDKYFFKVLVGDFRERLVIPDKFEQHFRGLIANSAKLESHCGYTFDVEVAKNLGKVVLQTGWKEFVTAHGLNMGDLLVFKYDGTSRFKVFIFDLSCREKMPPCHVKRNHIRGRERREELPVKSPGSKREAWKQREGNMNVIPSSSTSPSDTSGDSIYPEDQKLHCQGHILPRETRLTCVQMKKLKERVRANSSTIPIYGCIITKSNIHGKMAMVSLETLFLDWSSIAVMFHFESMLLKNRHFPAL; encoded by the exons ATGAGAAAGCCTGGTAAGAGTAGCAGAGAGAGGAATGCAGATTTCTGTTCGAATCACAATGATGACGAGGACAAGTATTTCTTCAAGGTTCTGGTTGGTGATTTTCGTGAACGATTG GTCATACCTGATAAATTCGAGCAACATTTCAGAGGGCTAATAGCAAACAGTGCTAAGCTAGAATCGCACTGTGGATACACTTTTGATGTTGAAGTAGCCAAGAATTTGGGCAAAGTAGTCCTTCAAACGGGATGGAAGGAGTTTGTTACTGCCCATGGCTTGAACATGGGGGACTTATTGGTATTCAAGTACGACGGGACTTCTCGATTCAAGGTTTTTATATTTGATCTTAGTTGTCGCGAGAAAATGCCGCCATGCCATGTCAAGAGAAATCATATCCGTGGGAGAGAAAGAAGGGAAGAGCTTCCCGTGAAATCCCCTGGAAGTAAAAGGGAAGCATGGAAGCAAAGGGAGGGAAATATGAATGTCATTCCTAGTTCATCAACCTCCCCATCCGACACATCAG GAGACTCTATATATCCAGAAGATCAGAAATTACATTGTCAAGGTCACATCCTCCCACGGGAAACCCGTCTCACCTGTGTGCAGATGAAGAAACTGAAAGAGAGAGTCCGAGCTAATAGTTCTACAATTCCCATCTATGGATGCATCATAACGAAGAGCAATATTCATGGAAAAATGGCTATGGTGAGCTTGGAAACTTTGTTCTTGGATTGGTCTTCTATTGCAGTTATGTTTCATTTTGAAAGTATGTTGTTGAAGAACAGGCATTTCCCAGCTTTATGA